Part of the Debaryomyces hansenii CBS767 chromosome C complete sequence genome is shown below.
AAGATTTGagatttgataaattgctaataaattaaaaaaatatttaattatgGGTGTTTGGATGTTCTGAGTTACACCCCCCCCCCCCAAAAGATGCTATGCTAAACAAAACTTTCGGCCCACCTCAATATGAACCCACTTGTCGTCGCCACTCGTGTACAGGAAAACCTAAGGTATTGTTAGgtcattaataaaaagaGTTGAACTCTTAACTCCACGTTTCTCCTTATCGAAGTTTGGTGTGCGTTTACCAACATGATCTCCTCTGATTGCAACTGTTCGTTACTAGAGAGACCAATGGATTGTAAGAGAGCTGCATATTGAGAAAATAATAGGCTCTAGATGGGGTACATGAACCAGAATGAGtaatgaaagaaagaaggaTAGTTGTTAAAAGAAACTGTTAATCGAAACAATAGGTGGAGATTATCACTTTGGGGTATTTTCTGCGTCTGGCAGGGGAAATAGAAGAAGGTGCAAAGCAAATTTATTCTCTCGGAAAATAATCATCTTTAGCAATAGAGCCTAAAGGATGTCAGATTCGTAAACATCTGAATCATTCGTATTTCTATTCGAAATTGTTGGCAACCTAAGGCTAGCCAATAACAGTTTATTGGACCTCACTGAGCCATCTAATTATGCTTCGATGGATCCTTATATACGTCACCAgtaaatcaataaatgttTAGTATACAGTTGACTACGTATCAAATGTTAAAGGACTAGTGCATTGGTAATGCAGagtaatatttttaacAAGATAAGCACAAAATATGCGAAATCTGAAAATGTTCCAAATTTTGCgatataatgataattttcatGAAATATGTTACATACTATAAACTCCAGTAAATACTCTGAATTGCTTATACTAACGTTCGCATCACACATACGTACTAGAAACTAGTGCTATTGGTGTTTTGTTCCGGTCAATCGAATATATCATTCCTTTGGATCTTGTGCGACATATTCAGCATACCAGATTTATTGCTGCCATACCTAATAAGTTGGGATAAAACCTATAACAACCTTCCAagatcaataatttttacATATGTACTGTAATACTTAGCTCCTTACATCAAACTTTACAATCCCTTTTCTTACAGGTGTACGATGACTGCTATTAATGTTAGAAAGCTTACTGTAAAGTTCAACAGCACTACAACCGTATGCCAGTTTCCTACGCCAAAAGATGAAAACAACTTGGTCTACTGCAACTACGACTCAGCATACCTAAACGACAAGCAAAGCATAATCAATACCTTAATTGATGACAATTGCATTATCCATAGCTTCCCGCATGCCTTCATAAACAATGTTCTCACAGCTCCCGCCTACACCATTTCAATTAGCTACGTGATCAACTGTATTGATGACTTGCATACATTGATCAAGATCCTAGCATCAATAGAGGGTGATCTCCTTGATACCAATTTTTCTCTCGAAATATTCTCTTATTCCTCTATCTTCAAGCAGTACATTATTGCGTATGCCGCAAAATGCTTGCAAAATTGTAAAATCTATATACACTAGTTTTAGTTGCCCTTTTCGTTAATATACATACGTCattaaaataaattatccCTCCCCGTATAAGAGCCACAAACATGACACAGTTCTGGCAACGAGCATTCATCTATTCGCTTATTGTCTCCACCTTGTCTTTGGTATTGTTCAGCTAGAAAATTATCCATAAACGTACCCAGAGAAATTCTCCATACATTCTACTATAGGTTACCTTGCCGGAGTTAATATCCCTTGGCTATCTACCATTCTACGATGTTTATCTCTGTTATTCTTGTTAGACGAAGAATCATCTGGGAAGAGGGCTGGCTTACCtaatcaaatattcaaataatgagCTCTGCAAAATGTTCAAGTTTATAGACATTCCCCTAGTTTAGTAtgcttttctttcaaaGGGACTTTTCTGGAAATATCTCTCATTATAGAAACAAACAGAATCCCTTTGAAGAAACCAAAGAGATAGAGAGAGACGGCGATTTGAGTTGAAATTATACCAGATTATTACTTTTTGAGACATTGTTTTACAATCACGCATAAGCCCAGTTGAAAGCTTACAAGCAATAAAATACCCTATAAGGTGGTAGAGATCTAAACTTATTCTGCAGTTGCAGTTATAGAATCAATATGGCGAAACAGGAGAATTCAATGTCAGGGTCTAGTGGCAACGATGCAGGTGCGAGACTGAGTCTATTGAAAACTACATTGTTGTCTAGGACCGGTGAATCGAGTTCTAACACAGGTGAACAATCATCTGGCATCACAGGAACAAATTTTACGCCTCTGCCGATGATATCATTACCTGATGATATGTCTAACTTGGGGGTTAGTAAAGCTCGTGGGAAGAGACTTGCAGAACAGGATGCTTCTGGCATATCCCCAAACGACGGAGAGCATATACGGGAACCAATGAACAACGACAGCTCCAATACTTCCAGTTCGGGAGATATGTTGATTACAAATTCTAGCGCAAACTCCAGTACTACTTCTAGTGGAAGTCAGTTGCTGGAAGGAGCCATGCAAAAAAAGTATTTCTGCAAGGTATGCGACCAAGGTTTCACACGTAAACACAACATGGCGAGTCATGAATTAATACATTCTTCCTCGAAGCCCCATGTGTGTCGAGTGTGTGATTCGAAATTCAGGCGCATACATGATTTGAAACGTCATGAAAAACTACACACCGGAGAGAAACCGTTCCATTGCACTAAATGCACGAGAAGGTTTGCAAGACCGGACGCCTTAATCAGACACCAGAATTCGCCGAATGCTTGCTCTGGAAATACACATACTATCAATCGAGCGGGTGGAGCATTCTTTTCGCAGATAGTGCCTAGTAGCACGTCAGTTTCAGCAATGTCTTCCCCAACAGCCAATACTGACTCTAGATCCAAAGATTCTGACTTGAGTAGGTGGAAGGTACTCCAGAACAGTGGCCTAAATTCACCCCCATACCAAGCATATGCTCCTGCGCAGACCCCAAATAGTGATATTAGGACGCCTACAATGGCTACAACGAATACTAGACCCACATCCGATAATGAACAACAAGGGCAACAATTCAACGAATACTATCATGCATTAGAAAACCGAGAGCCTTACTTTCCTTTACAAAACCAATATTCAC
Proteins encoded:
- a CDS encoding DEHA2C14124p (some similarities with CA0556|IPF15920 Candida albicans); protein product: MAKQENSMSGSSGNDAGARSSLLKTTLLSRTGESSSNTGEQSSGITGTNFTPSPMISLPDDMSNLGVSKARGKRLAEQDASGISPNDGEHIREPMNNDSSNTSSSGDMLITNSSANSSTTSSGSQLSEGAMQKKYFCKVCDQGFTRKHNMASHELIHSSSKPHVCRVCDSKFRRIHDLKRHEKLHTGEKPFHCTKCTRRFARPDALIRHQNSPNACSGNTHTINRAGGAFFSQIVPSSTSVSAMSSPTANTDSRSKDSDLSRWKVLQNSGLNSPPYQAYAPAQTPNSDIRTPTMATTNTRPTSDNEQQGQQFNEYYHALENREPYFPLQNQYSPKQANPPYLPYYSPVSNSHPTHPNNPPLPPTNHTNSHSGQQNAAPAGFVTISKYQDLVAYTHKLHESLAKMDSRIKYLEDRSTSWSKEHEISNQSKRTNNDSTGDSG
- a CDS encoding DEHA2C14102p (no similarity), which translates into the protein MTAINVRKLTVKFNSTTTVCQFPTPKDENNLVYCNYDSAYLNDKQSIINTLIDDNCIIHSFPHAFINNVLTAPAYTISISYVINCIDDLHTLIKILASIEGDLLDTNFSLEIFSYSSIFKQYIIAYAAKCLQNCKIYIH